GTTTTAGTCCTCGTCCGCGACGCCACTCTGAGGAAACATACTCTTTATCCTCCTTTTAGTGCGATCGGATAGAAATAAACTTACTCTTCATAGTAGCGCAATCCTGATCATAAATGACCATGGTGCCTAGATCCGCCGCCAACTCTAGCGAGGCGTCCCGAGGCACGAGCGTCGCCTCGCGCGCCTTCATCGTCGCCTCGCTGTAGTcctcgcccgcgccgccgccgctctGAAAAACATTCGCTTTAGCCGACGCGACGCCTTCAAATTCATTGAACAAATCGATCGACTCGCACAGGGAGGGTTTTGATGTGACGACAAatttcggattttccctttacttgtgctattaatgcagtgctacctgccaaattttatgattctaggtcaacggaaagtaccctgtaagttttgattcccttgacgggtcttgattgactcgacagacagacagacagacagacagacagacaacgaagtgatcctataataagGTTTCCTATTTGCTCTGGAGATACGAGACCCTAAAAATCTCTCTCGAAGATTCTTCATGATATAACATGACTGTATTACCGGTGCAATGGTCTTGGAGTGGTCGTTCTGCAGCAAGGCATTGGCACTCCGGAAGGCTTGGCTCTCTCGGATCTCTCTCGCTTCAGCGATCAGCGCACTGAGGATACTGGCTTGTTTCGCGTTACCTGAACAATAacacatttaaataatttttacacTATCACAACAAACACACACTAAACTACtaccataaaaattataaaaatataataacacaTCTATATGAATCACCTTTTGCGAAGCGGCCCAGACGTGCGTCGGAAACGACGGAAAGGAATGCGAGAAGGAGAAAGAGAACTAAGTTGAGGAGGAGAAAGAGATCTTGAGAAACAGAAAGATAACTAAGTGGAGAAGGAGGAGATCTAAGACCCAttacgcacggtcgactagtcgcctGGCAATTCGGTCGAGAGCAACCGTTAAAATCTCAATTAATATGGAAGTTGAGGTAGAGAAAAAGATTGAGGAGGAGAGGCAAAGGAGAAACGCGAGGACACAGAAATATTGTCATCAAAGATTTATTCAACTTTCAAGTCGTAGTCTTTGCAATTTTAATGAATAGCTAAACCAATAATACTTATTTGTGTTATTAACACAAGAGTATTGGATACAAGAtaaaagaacataatataacGCGTGCCAATAAAGAAACGAATCGAAAAGAGCGACATTAATCATTCCTTCTCACTCGCACAATATACACGATAATATACGGAGCGTCGCTTCGTTtcatttgttttctttttcgtTTCTTCTCACCTATAAATTCGTGTGTAAGTAAATACTCGGCCGTGGCGCGCTCCTCCGGGTTCTTCACAAGGCACTGACTCACGAAGTCTATGAACTCCGGCGACCACTGGTCCGGCTCCCTGGAACCAAGTCATAATGCCTCTAAAATGGAGTTTCAAAacccgtcaagtgcgagccggactcgcacacgaagggctaAGTACTATTGTATAAGAAATAGAACTTTTTTATGGCggacattttgaaatttttattttttgttgttgtagcggcaTTACaagtctgtgaaaatttcaactttgtaTCTATTATagctcatgagatacagcccgctgacagatagacagacaggcggTCGGACGattggaggcttagtaataggatttTGTTGGAtataaaaccctaaaaatgtacttAACATCCAAAGCTTGTTATGTATAAAGAGGCCAGGCTCACTGGATCACGTGACACGGAAAATATGATGGAACTATGATGGCGCATCCATTATGAAAGAGAAAAAGATATGATGTATCCATTTATTAAATCCAGCGCAGTGATGCCAAGGGACCATATACATATCTGCAATATGTTATATAGTGGTATCACAGACTACAAGCGCAGTGAGCACAATTTTTTCTCGGTAAGTTGACTCACCTGAAGGAAGGTGGTGGTTTGGTGGGTATCATGAATATGGCCCGCATGGGGTGTATGTCGCCATAAGGCGGTTTCCCTTCCGCCATCTCCAAGGCGGTGATGCCCAGGGACCAGATATCCGCCACGCAGTCGTAGCCGATCTCCTGTATAACTTCCGGCGCCATCCAGAATGGTGTGCCTATAACTGTGTTCCTTTTCGCCATTGTGTCctgaaattattatcaatttaaacatataataataaaaaaagactaGTTCTGACTGACAGATTATCAACGCACACGGCACAGCCTAAAATGCTGAGATTAGAATCCTAAAATTTTAACAGTAGTTTTCTTGTAAGATGTcgcactaagaaaagattttcgtttttttttcacaaCTAAGGTGATTCAAAATGAAAGTTTATATGAAAGTCTGTCAGTTTTGACGACCAatttatagtacgcgacaggtcgacatggcaatctgGGTCAGAGCgcggggacgccctgcacacccgcgctatccggtttagcgcgggggctgtgcgggtgtgcggggcgatcccaccccgattgccatgtcgaacTATAGATGTTCTTAAGTCGAAGCTGGAATACAAAATTACAGAACCCACTCACGGTCAGTTGTCCAGCAACTCCAAAGTCCGCCAGCTTAGCGTGACCCTCCGTGTTGAGCAATATGTTCCCGGCCTTGATGTCCCTGTGGATCTTTCTTCTCCGGTGCAAGTACTCCAAGCCTTTGAGCGTGTCGCACAGTATCGTCGCTATCTCGTCTTCGGAGAGCGTTTTCTTCCGTAACCTCATGATGTCCGACACAGATCCGGCGCCGCAGTATTCCATAACAATCTGGAAAAACCAAAACGGCGTATAAAACGAAGTCCATGATGTCCCCATTATCTATGCcttaaaacaattaatttagtgaaattgtatttattttaaaagttaggtCTCTTGCCGTTTTTGACTAAGAAATCGTGAATCTGAAACAAAATTCATTCACTTGGTCTCTCTCAGGGTGAGGTGCAGTTAGAGAAGGAAAGAGTGACACCGGACACGTACAAATAACATTGTTTCCGTCATCTGAGGAAAGagcattattttattactagctgattcctGCGACTTAGTTTGGATTATTATTGAAGGTTTTTAACAATTCTTATGTCACTTCTCGGGCCTTTAAATTTACGGCGTTATATTCATAACGTCCATGTTTACGGCTtagtaaaaattgtaaatgGGTTTTTGGACATATCAGATATCGCGTTTTACCCATAGGTCCGTGTTCTTGAAGTAGCTGCCGTAGTACTTGACGACGTAGGGGCTGTCGCACTGCTGCATGATGGAGATCTCCTTGATGATCTCCTGCAGGTCAGTGTCCACCGGCACTTGCTTGATGGCGAGCACCTGCCCGCTCTCCTTGTGTAGAGCCTGGAAGATTACAAATTCATTCAATGATTACCGAAAGATTGCCAGCTTATTGATGTTTTACAGGATATAAATGTATCTGTGAGTGTTGTCAGAGACTCTTCGATCTCGTTCTCCCTTTACCCTTTTACCACCGCGATACCGCAAGACGTTGGGCGAGTTCCTGCGTCGTCGATATAAGGTACAAACGTTTTGCGTCGTCATTTTGCTTCTACGCATTGCTAACATTTGAAATACCCTTGGATGGAGGTGAATGAGGAGTATGGGATATTGTAGGATTGTTAGAAGGCGTTTTCCCAAATTGGCAACAGTACTGAAGAGCTTGATAGAAATtcgttaaaattataaattcgaaatGGCGCTTTTTACCAATACTGCATTATAGCTTTGATAAGAGAAGACTTGAAATTCTCTATAATATCTTCGCACTATTTATCTCTAAAATAAGTTTGAGACATCTGCTACCTAGTAGGACTTGTAAAAGCAAGTTTTAACCAAAACACCTACAGAACCTACAATTGGCGACAAATGTTTATGATCGAAGTTTTCAGAATTCGAGAAAGTTGCCAGAGACCAGCGATTGCGTAAAATACAGGATTCGAAGCGTCCTACAAACGATGTGCTTTGTAACGGCGCTTACAGAAGTCGATACTTAGCATTTAAATAACATATTTCTTATTTACCTTAAAGAATTATATTGATTTTCACTGGCGCCTGAGGTGATTATCATCAGGCATACCTACGAGTACTATAGTCAGACCTGAATgtagctttttattttataaatgccaaTAAATATTTCCGTACGTCGCTTTCAAATTTTTGGATACATTAATTATTACCCATTGACTAATTCCCTTTGTCGTTATTAAACTTgagtttttaactttaattaaactttgaaaattatttttaacccccgacccaaaaaaaaggggtgttataagtttgacgtgtatctgtgtatcggtctgtggcatcgtagctcctaaactaatgaaccgattttaatttagtttatttgtttgaaacgtggcttgatcgagagtgttcttagctatagtccaagaaaatcggttcagccgtttgaaagttatcagctctattctagttactgtaacctgcacttgttgggggtgtcataaatttttaatttacccttatAGATACCAGTAAAAGAGTAACCAACAAGTTTATTGCTGATTCTTTTTGATACAAGTATAGCATTAACAACAAATATAGTAAATTCTATAAAACTTGAATACGAACCTTGTAAACGCTGCCATAGGAACCCTCTCCGAGCTTGCAAATAATGTCGAAGACTTCTTCCGGCTGCCGGGTCAAACTCTCCTCCGATAGTTTTTTTAACTCACTGAAAcaatacagaaaaaactttattttaaactgTAGAGCTAAGAGTATCCATACCAGGCTGGactcacttggtcacgtgacccAAAAATATGTAGGTGCCCTTTCGACGGCACTCGCATAACTCTCGTCTCTTATGTGATAGAAAGAgacgtttattaaattttaggccaCAACTCTATGCGAGCAGAATTACACCTATTGCGTCAGAACAATTAgggttcagattggactacttattCACTGCATCGCTGCAGtaaactatactaatattataattaatgcttaagtgtgtttgtttgtctgtctgtcagctttttgcggcccatccatttaaccgattttgacgtttggtacagatgTAGCTTGTGTCCCAgtgaaggacataggttacttattatctcgaaaaatcagagttcccacgggataattaaaagacctaaatctacgtgtagtcttttttttat
This genomic stretch from Maniola jurtina chromosome 2, ilManJurt1.1, whole genome shotgun sequence harbors:
- the LOC123875863 gene encoding serine/threonine-protein kinase 4 isoform X1 yields the protein MDAEGRLVFWKGGMWEGGAPTLSCNTCKKRRADRMSANERLFELKKLSEESLTRQPEEVFDIICKLGEGSYGSVYKALHKESGQVLAIKQVPVDTDLQEIIKEISIMQQCDSPYVVKYYGSYFKNTDLWIVMEYCGAGSVSDIMRLRKKTLSEDEIATILCDTLKGLEYLHRRRKIHRDIKAGNILLNTEGHAKLADFGVAGQLTDTMAKRNTVIGTPFWMAPEVIQEIGYDCVADIWSLGITALEMAEGKPPYGDIHPMRAIFMIPTKPPPSFREPDQWSPEFIDFVSQCLVKNPEERATAEYLLTHEFIGNAKQASILSALIAEAREIRESQAFRSANALLQNDHSKTIAPSGGGAGEDYSEATMKAREATLVPRDASLELAADLGTMVIYDQDCATMKRHDTDPMDTNRPKYRPLFLEHFEKKEVNHLGMGTTNGTLTGPLNFEELRVRGDSTDAAAEGLLGEAGAVAAGGVPLQRALLEEGNFEFVSQLHVVTLLALRPPVVPVGGRAGGMHGAPGRGDGSRDRAPAPALREKETPHPRRHLAQAQATAELLAATL
- the LOC123875863 gene encoding serine/threonine-protein kinase 3 isoform X2, with translation MDAEGRLVFWKGGMWEGGAPTLSCNTCKKRRADRMSANERLFELKKLSEESLTRQPEEVFDIICKLGEGSYGSVYKALHKESGQVLAIKQVPVDTDLQEIIKEISIMQQCDSPYVVKYYGSYFKNTDLWIVMEYCGAGSVSDIMRLRKKTLSEDEIATILCDTLKGLEYLHRRRKIHRDIKAGNILLNTEGHAKLADFGVAGQLTDTMAKRNTVIGTPFWMAPEVIQEIGYDCVADIWSLGITALEMAEGKPPYGDIHPMRAIFMIPTKPPPSFREPDQWSPEFIDFVSQCLVKNPEERATAEYLLTHEFIGNAKQASILSALIAEAREIRESQAFRSANALLQNDHSKTIAPSGGGAGEDYSEATMKAREATLVPRDASLELAADLGTMVIYDQDCATMKRHDTDPMDTNRPKYRPLFLEHFEKKEVNHLGMGTTNGTLTGPLNFEELRVRGDSTDAAAEGLLGEAGAVAAGGVPLQRALLEEGNFEFLSFLSEGELEACMARLDAEMEAEIERLHQRYERKRRPILDAISLKRKRQQNF
- the LOC123875863 gene encoding serine/threonine-protein kinase 3 isoform X3, whose protein sequence is MMENSSKSELKKLSEESLTRQPEEVFDIICKLGEGSYGSVYKALHKESGQVLAIKQVPVDTDLQEIIKEISIMQQCDSPYVVKYYGSYFKNTDLWIVMEYCGAGSVSDIMRLRKKTLSEDEIATILCDTLKGLEYLHRRRKIHRDIKAGNILLNTEGHAKLADFGVAGQLTDTMAKRNTVIGTPFWMAPEVIQEIGYDCVADIWSLGITALEMAEGKPPYGDIHPMRAIFMIPTKPPPSFREPDQWSPEFIDFVSQCLVKNPEERATAEYLLTHEFIGNAKQASILSALIAEAREIRESQAFRSANALLQNDHSKTIAPSGGGAGEDYSEATMKAREATLVPRDASLELAADLGTMVIYDQDCATMKRHDTDPMDTNRPKYRPLFLEHFEKKEVNHLGMGTTNGTLTGPLNFEELRVRGDSTDAAAEGLLGEAGAVAAGGVPLQRALLEEGNFEFVSQLHVVTLLALRPPVVPVGGRAGGMHGAPGRGDGSRDRAPAPALREKETPHPRRHLAQAQATAELLAATL